The Elgaria multicarinata webbii isolate HBS135686 ecotype San Diego chromosome 17, rElgMul1.1.pri, whole genome shotgun sequence genomic sequence GATGCTGTGTCAATTCTTGATTTCCTTAAAATAAATTCAGTTCTGCAACTTCGATTCATTTACTTCTGCCTCCTTTGGCAACCTGTACTTCCCTGCCGGTAACGAATcgcacccccctcccaaaaaaagggAAAATGTATCATCAAAAACAAAACGAAAGAGAAAAAAACACGAACACAGAGATTTGTATAAAATTAACACGCACTAATTCATAGGTATAGATGCACAcatagaaataatgactataatttaagtagaaacacaatacatctcaccatagtggggaagacagaTGGCCACCCTAATCCAAGCTGTGAGTGCCATGGATCAGGACAGAGGTGGGTGAAtaaatttgggtgggtgggtgggggagatgtcTGCTCACCCAGCCCTCCGCAGGCTGAATGATGTCATGGGGGcatggccacgccccctgacATCAATGGGTCGCTGGCCCGCATGCCGGATGCTTGATCCCCTGATGAGACCGCTGGGAACCGGTTCACTGCTGGCAAACCTTCCCCAAAGGGAGAAGTCCCATTGGAGCTGCTCTGCCTACCCTGTGCTTTCTCCTACTGGTGAAAGGACGCAGGGAAGCTCAGGCTGCTCATCCTGGCTTCATTTGTCCTTCACCTTTCCCTTGCAAAGGGTGAGTATTTGTGAGCGTGCTGTGGCTGTTTCCCCAGGGCGATCCTCTTGTTACCTCTGACCTGTGACGGCCCATGGAGGGAGCCCAAGCTTCCATGGGCCAGATTATGGCTGCAGCCAGCTAAAACGGCACCACCCCTGCACAAGAGGGTGGTCTTAGCAAGCCTAGGGGCACCCTAAAATTTGCAGAATCACAAAAGctattaaggggaaaaaaagctaaGGAGGTGATGGCTGGAGATGCTCAGGGGCTACagaataggaacataagaagagccatgctggagcagaacatgggtccatctagtccagcattctgttcacacagtagccaaccagggacccacaaggaggacccgagtgcatcagcaccctcccacccatgtccctcagcaactggtctatataggcttactgcctcagacagtggaggtggcacatagccgtCAGGTCTACCAGtcattctaagtaggacttacattgaaTGTGACCCATTATTtcttaaatttgtatctatacatataaaccgTCACATGCAGAATTTATGCAAATCTTCACCCTCATTCatccttctttttcttaagaaATGCATTTCCTTTGCATTTCCTCTGTTCTAGAAGCCTCGGTACTATGAAACTGAGTCTCTAAGAGCAGTGATTGCCAATCTTCAGGACTCCAGGATCAATGTGTTTGTTGGTTTTTactagaactagggctgtgcagggaccccctgatccactctggatcctgatctggacctcTTCCGAACCGATCCAGATCTGaatccagagcgagatccggaggtccggatttccccccatagacttacattggaaaagaaaaacgcccataacttttttagttttcaagatagaaacatgaaaatgggcaccatgatagcttctaaatataacTGGACcgcccccgacccgattcggatccgaaTTTAGGGGGTCTGGATCAGCCCAATCTGCTCCGGATCCGGGGATCCAGAACGgagcagatcacagccctaacTAGAACGCTGAGATCCACTAACTGGAGCAGTTATGAAAAAATGGCTCAGTGGCTGCAAGGCGGTGGGGTGGGAATATActcttagaattaaggaacaagagttcctctgagcacatgctgagcccaggaatttattttcagCAAGAGATCTGAACTCACAGTCTTTTCATATACAAGTTCCTCCTCTCCTATCTCAGCAGCTTAATTTAGAAGGGAGAGGAGAAAGCCTTTGCATTActgctgttgttatttatttatttatttatttattttatttattacatttttgacTCCCAGTTAAACAAACTGGGAGTCAAAAACCTTTGGTGATCGAGTACAAATCACACAGACATCTGGCAGGAGATCCCCAGCTACGACCTACTTCCTGCCCGTCCCCATCCACAGCGTGAAAAGATCCGAACCACCACAGCTTCGCCGTGACTATTTGTCTTCTTTCCGCAAAGCAGGGATCAATTCTCTGGCCAACCTTAAAGTCctgcaccattttatttttagccCACTTTATTACTAAAGAACAACAGCTCCTGGCCCTCAAAAAGAAACTCTCCTAAGGAAAGCGGCGGCGAAAGTCTTACCTGCGTTGTGTTCGTCCATCGAAAAGGCTTTATTTTCCATGTAACTCCGAGGAAGCTGTAGGTCATCCTCAAAAGCAGTCTCGCGCATGCGTGGTTGCGTCGTATCAAAATAGTTGGGCGTGTTCTCTTGCTGGGATGGGAGGATGGAGCAATGAACCTCTGGGATGGCATGAAAGATCACAAATACCCAACCACTGGACACCAGCGCGATGGCAAGGGTAGGGTCCCTCCACTGGTCCCTCCTCCTCAGTTCTTCGTTCCCGTACAGGTACATAGTCAGCCAAGCCACCCAAATGAGGATGGAGAAAAAGCTGGCGATGATGAGGCACACGCcattcttcttccacttcttGAACTTCCCGCACACCGTGAAGAAAGAGAAGCCCAGAGCCGCCACCATCAAAACCATGACGTAGATGGAAGCCATGGCGAAATCCATCGGCTCGTAACGGCACGCCAGCTTGCCGTCCCGCACCACGGTCAGGACCAACCATTCCGTGGCAATGATGACTTGGACCAAGGCCAGGCAGACGGCTATGCCGGCCAGCTGCCACCCGGAGGGGCTTTTGCCATGCCGGACGAGTCTCCGAAGCCTCCAAGCTTGGGCGAgcaagcaggagaagcagagcgCAAAAAGGACCCCCCACAGAAAGCGGCGGACCGAGCAGATGGTCTCGTCTTCCTCGATGATGAAGGCAAAGGCCAAGCCGAAAAGTCCCAAGGTCcccaaaaggaagaggaaatgcacTCCCAAGGgactcttcttctctttctccttgatGAACGGCAGCCTCACCAGCAAGATCAGCATCAGGAGCAGTGTCGTCAACACGCCCGCTCCTGCCACCGCCTCCACGACGATCCCCCAGATGGCATCCAGGTCGCACAGGTAAATGTACTGAGGAAGGAGATCCAGTCCACATCCTCTGGAGGTGCTGGAGTTCTCAGAGGAGCCATATCCAACCACGAAGAGGAGGAGAATGCCAACAGTGGAGAAGGTGGTCATTTTTCTGTCTGAAACAAGAAGCCCAGGAGATCAAATAAGAGAGTAAAAGGATGCTTCCCCTTCACCCGTGAAcactatatttttaaattatatttcaaggtgctggtcttaacctataaagccctacatggcttgggaccgcaatacctgatggaacgcctctcccgacatgaacctacccgtacactgcgctcaacatctaaggtcctcctccgagtgcctactccaagggaagcttggaggatggcaacaagggagagggccttttctgtggtggaccctcaattatggaatgatctccctgatgaggctcgcctggcgccaacattgttatcttttcggcgccaggtcaagacttttctcttctcccaggcattttaacagcatttaacaatgttaagtttgtttttaatggaccccaaaattgttgtttttaaatggatactgttgtttttatactgtttttatgtcttttaaatttttgtatacttttaatgtttactatttttaattgttgtaaactgcccagagagcttcggctgtggggcggtatataaatgtaattaaataaattaaataaataaataaataaataaatagagtgccTGGATTAATTAGTCCAGACGTGGGCGGACTCAAAagtggcatcaagggtaggtttGTTTGGGCACTGGCCAAGGGCACGGACTCCCAACAGGGGGCCACCaagaagagccccctggagttgcaaTGACCCTCTGCTCTGTCCTCAATACTGAATTCACGCATGGCGTTTGTGCACCCAcgtatttagacaggaaaaaaaaaagtccgaCCACTGCCTCGAATGTGCACTCATCTGTGGGTGAGAaagactctgttcagacgacacgcgaaTGAGATAGAAGAAAGGGGTGGATATATTGGTGACCGTATCACTGTCAATAATCACATATAATATAGAGGTAaatgaaatacttaaaatacttttaaagtaCTAAATAAAACCGCTAATCTATGTAGTTCAAGTATATTTCAACTGTATGGTATTGcattaaaacatcaataaaaacagTCAAAGACCAAACACGTTTCCACCAtgcaaggtcttcttcagtggtaaaatcaAATATACAAGAACATAAAGTGTCGAGAGTTATTTTTGGATTGTCGCTGAAGAAGACCTTGCatggtcgaaacgcgtttggtctTTGACTGCTTTTATCGATGTTTTAATGCAATACCATACAGTtgaaatagttatttatttatttatttatttattacatttttataccgcccaatagccgaagctctctgggcgtttcacaaaaattaaaaccataataaaacaaccaacaggttaaaagcacaaatacaaaatacagtataaaaagcacaacccggataaaaccacgcagcaaaattgatataaggttaaaatacagagttaaaacagtaaaatttaaattcaagttaaaattaagtgttaaaatactgagagaataaaaaggtcttcagctggcgacgaaaggagtgcagtgtaggcgccaggcggacctctatATACTTGTACATTAAAggtattttaagtatttcattTACCTCTATATTATATGTGATTATTGACAGTGATACGGTCACCAATATATCCACCCCTTTCTTCTATCTCATTGTCTTAACCACAAGGGGTCTGGATAAGTTTTTCTTGCAGATttgcagacaacacgctaagccatactaGTGAAACAACTTGAGCTAAACAGGATGGCTTagcgtgccgtgtgaaccattcctaaccatggtggcaacataaccacggtttaaacacgctcgctaaccacttgctgcaaatgggtgagcggcctaaccatggcttagagtgttgtccgAACAGACCCTCTGTGCTGTACGCTGTAAAAGAAAAAACTTGTGTTTGCGTTTAAATCCTCTGCCATGGAAGAGATATTAGTCTTCCGCTTCCAAGGAAAGTATGGAAGGTTAGTTCCACTAAACGTGTAGTGAAAAAAATGCTTTTGCGTTATTGTCGCCTGCTCTTGACCGTGTGTGTACGCACAAATGTCACGTGCGAGTTCGGTGTGATCTGGCCCTGGTGGCGTGGCCCTGAGGATATCTTCCCTAGCAGTGGCAGCATCACGATTTTGTGTGGCTGTGtgacttctcccctccctccgaTCTCACCCCCCCCTCGCCACTGTGCACTTAGGATCTTAAAGTCGCTTGATTCTCTGGGGAATGGGAGGTGTTGCTGGAACGTAAGAATGGGGGTCCACAGGAGTGCGTTTGTTGGCTgtacaatccccccaccccccttcctctGCATGTTCACAGACCtcagttttccctttctgcagtaTGGGTTGCTGGCGATCAGGTATTCAAAAGCCACTCCACCTCTCGTGGCCCCTTGGCTCTGCCCCtgctgccctctgccccaccagccgCTGCCCAATCTGCACTGAGATTCCCAACAGATACGATCAACAGCCCTTTAGTTAGACAAGAGTCAGCTGGCAAAAGCTCGCATTGTTTCCCTGCCTCCGGCTCCAGGCATGCCATTGTTCAGAATCCAGCGCCAGTTCTGTCGCCTCAATGTTGCCTAAACAAACCGGCGTGTGATGATGTAAAGACGAGTCCCGCTCATCCCAAGACGTTTTTGTACttctccatttcccccacccccaccccggagaCATTATTCATGTCACGTAGCCCTTGTGGGATCTTCGAAGAGCCTGCGTCTGCTTAGATCGCACCGCATGAGTAACCTACTTGAAAGCCAGATCAACTTTTATTTCGTTTCCTCTTTCTGTTGAGAtacgggtgggtgggaggtggcgGTTGGGGAAAACACACATCACACGTGCCGTTCACATTACAGGAAGGCTGCAGTGAAGAGATAAGTTCTTAAAGGCCTGTCCTGATGAAAGGGTGTAGCAGGGTGGGCATCTAGGGTAGGCAGGGTTGGGCAGTGGCCAAGGACCCCCACTTCAGGAGGGGCCACTGACGAGATCCTCCTAGAGTTGCTCCTCATCACCCTTGCAAGCGTCttactctggtccagacaatgatggcggtgagaaggaggagcagaagaagatGCCACGGCCAACTtgttcactggttctctgcctgccaagcaagcaagtgagagCAATGAAGAggaagaatcatggaatagcagagttggagggggactATAAAGCCATAGAattcaacccctgctcagtgcaggaatccacctcaaagcatccctgagagatggctgtccagctgcctcttgaaggcctctagggtgggagagccctccacctccctaggccattggttccattgtcataccgctcaaacattcagaaagtttttcctgatgtctaga encodes the following:
- the GPRC5B gene encoding G-protein coupled receptor family C group 5 member B, with the translated sequence MTTFSTVGILLLFVVGYGSSENSSTSRGCGLDLLPQYIYLCDLDAIWGIVVEAVAGAGVLTTLLLMLILLVRLPFIKEKEKKSPLGVHFLFLLGTLGLFGLAFAFIIEEDETICSVRRFLWGVLFALCFSCLLAQAWRLRRLVRHGKSPSGWQLAGIAVCLALVQVIIATEWLVLTVVRDGKLACRYEPMDFAMASIYVMVLMVAALGFSFFTVCGKFKKWKKNGVCLIIASFFSILIWVAWLTMYLYGNEELRRRDQWRDPTLAIALVSSGWVFVIFHAIPEVHCSILPSQQENTPNYFDTTQPRMRETAFEDDLQLPRSYMENKAFSMDEHNAALRTAGFRNGSLGSRPSAPFRSNVYQPTEMAVVLNGGTIPTAPPSYTGRHLW